Genomic DNA from Nonomuraea rubra:
GCTGGAGACGTACGCGGCCGAGTTCGCCACCGTGGAGAGCAACAACGCCTTCTACCGGCTGCCGAGCCCGGAGTCGTTCGCCGCCTGGCGGGAGCGTACGCCGCCGGGGTTCGTGATGGCGGTGAAGGCCAGCAGGTTCCTCACCCACATCAAGCGGCTGGCCGAGCCGGAGGAGCCGGTCGCGCGCCTGATGGGCGCCGCCGCGGGGCTGAAGGAGAAGCTCGGCCCGATCCTGCTGCAGCTCCCGCCGACACTGAAGGCCGATCCGGCCAGGCTGGACCGGTGCCTGGGCTGCTTCCCCGCGGGGGTTCGGGTGGCCGTGGAGCCGCGCCACGACTCCTGGTGGACGGAGGAGGTGCGGGGGCTCCTGGCCGCGCGGGGTGCCGCCCTGTGCTGGGCCGACCGGCTGGGCCGGCCGCTGAGCCCGCTGTGGCGTACGACCGGCTGGGGTTACGTGCGCCTGCACCAGGGCCGGTCCGGCTGGGCGTACGGCGAGGGCGCGCTGCGGACCTGGGCCGCGCGGGTGCGCGAGGCGGGCTGGGAGGACGCGTTCGTCTACTTCAACAACGATCCGGGAGGGGCGGCCGTGCGGAACGCGAGACGATTTGTCAGACTCGCCTAGTGCACACGCGGCTTTACCGGAACGGCGTCCTGGAGAAGGAAGGCTTCCCGATCGAGGAGGTCTCCGACCACGTGGCGGACCCGGCGAACGCGGTCTGGTTCGACCTGTGCGCCCCGTCGCCCGACCAGCTCTCCCTGATCGGCGAGGAGCTGGGGCTGCACGAGCTGGCGGTCGAGGACGTCCTCACCGACCATCAG
This window encodes:
- a CDS encoding DUF72 domain-containing protein — translated: MTRLVGTSGWQYKDWRGVLYPEGVPQRLWLETYAAEFATVESNNAFYRLPSPESFAAWRERTPPGFVMAVKASRFLTHIKRLAEPEEPVARLMGAAAGLKEKLGPILLQLPPTLKADPARLDRCLGCFPAGVRVAVEPRHDSWWTEEVRGLLAARGAALCWADRLGRPLSPLWRTTGWGYVRLHQGRSGWAYGEGALRTWAARVREAGWEDAFVYFNNDPGGAAVRNARRFVRLA